One region of Girardinichthys multiradiatus isolate DD_20200921_A chromosome 1, DD_fGirMul_XY1, whole genome shotgun sequence genomic DNA includes:
- the bhlhe23 gene encoding class E basic helix-loop-helix protein 23, translating into MNVSEENLLKSISNDALLDLTQRYGQSAFGFGAGHGAGSPGRYPLTPAADFLSGQTAKSNESGGEHTSDDEDGFDSLESRKRGSSFGDDKPGGPLAKKSKEQRSLRLSINARERRRMHDLNDALDGLRAVIPYAHSPSVRKLSKIATLLLAKNYILMQAQALEEMRRLVAYLNQGQTITSPIPTALAPFGQAAVYPFSGSALATCAEKCATYSGAPSTLFKHCNDKP; encoded by the coding sequence atgaatgtcaGTGAAGAGAATCTGCTCAAGTCCATCAGCAACGACGCGCTCCTCGACCTGACGCAGCGCTACGGGCAGTCAGCCTTTGGTTTTGGTGCTGGCCACGGTGCTGGAAGCCCCGGCAGGTACCCGCTTACACCGGCCGCTGACTTCCTCTCCGGGCAGACCGCGAAGTCCAACGAAAGCGGTGGGGAGCACACTAGCGATGACGAGGACGGCTTTGACTCTCTGGAGTCCCGGAAGAGGGGTTCCTCGTTTGGGGACGACAAGCCTGGTGGGCCCCTGGCCAAAAAGTCCAAGGAGCAGCGATCCCTGCGGCTCAGCATCAACgccagggagaggaggaggatgcaCGACCTGAACGACGCGCTGGACGGCCTGCGCGCAGTCATCCCGTACGCTCACAGCCCCTCGGTGAGAAAACTCTCCAAAATAGCCACTCTCCTCTTGGCTAAGAACTACATCCTCATGCAGGCTCAGGCTCTGGAGGAGATGAGGCGGCTGGTGGCGTATCTGAACCAGGGACAGACCATAACTTCACCGATCCCCACCGCGTTGGCGCCCTTTGGACAGGCAGCCGTCTACCCCTTCTCGGGCTCCGCACTCGCCACCTGTGCCGAAAAGTGCGCCACTTACTCTGGGGCACCGTCGACTCTCTTCAAACACTGTAACGACAAGCCTTGA